A window from Drosophila subobscura isolate 14011-0131.10 chromosome O, UCBerk_Dsub_1.0, whole genome shotgun sequence encodes these proteins:
- the LOC117896975 gene encoding putative mediator of RNA polymerase II transcription subunit 26, with protein sequence MSQHNYTNPAFCQNSEFYPVPSSNGNGNGNSRVESIYNRSLQLNFGAVPRPAHVAPSPSRDPREGPLRMQRSMSTRSVTRKQQQTQNYQQQKQLQQNHHHQQQQQQQQQPQSSSGRYALVPLEELNASRASRYAIVPGQAAQRLARSQDNLDRYGSRYGLQSDEEPHSFHEEPHQETQFASLPPMLNALPPKPIASQGQQGLQGQQGQTKIKHAFSSDFGSKTFLIVDKNSNQRYQMVPTAEDEELVDENQEIIQMHNGRAHRYAMIPTDAEEEELAEEESSLMQLQQQQQQETCLSTSELSQQYAARTSTPQQRNAAAATRALHELLITPRKMQPPPRLAHSTPRNAAHHEQLQLERRLQIYQSQQILSQVAAPPPPTLPLRQNRLSPQRLHYETVKAAPATLADRSMAVISPRVQEQERDQEQDMSSIQGKPQNNNSYPQKLANATITLAVVSLMLVLGSTMNAGLIIYMIAHFGKSFYLQFGLVASFCGVGLGFLGFRSRHCEWLPNRSYTSGYILVTVFCLFKSCGLLVILVLDPFPGLPLHDVTTGVILGLSTFTMFFIGLGVMGSLWCYRPPPDNRVNVV encoded by the exons ATGTCGCAGCACAACTACACAAACCCGGCCTTCTGCCAGAACAGCGAGTTCTATCCGGTgcccagcagcaacggcaacggcaacggcaacagtcGCGTGGAGTCCATCTACAACCGCAGTCTGCAGCTGAACTTCGGCGCCGTCCCTCGGCCGGCCCATGTCGCGCCCTCGCCGAGTCGCGATCCCCGCGAGGGTCCCCTGCGCATGCAGCGTAGCATGTCCACGCGCTCGGTGACgcggaaacagcagcagacacagaactaccagcagcagaagcagctgcaacagaaccaccaccaccagcagcaacagcagcagcagcagcagccacagtcttCAAGTGGTCGATATGCCCTGGTGCCCCTGGAGGAGCTGAACGCGAGCAGAGCTAGCCGATACGCCATAGTGCCCGGACAGGCGGCCCAGCGACTGGCAAGGTCTCAGGACAACCTCGATCGCTATGGATCTAGGTACGGACTGCAGTCGGACGAGGAGCCCCACTCCTTCCACGAGGAGCCGCACCAGGAGACGCAGTTCGCCAGCCTGCCGCCCATGCTGAACGCTCTGCCTCCGAAGCCCATCGCCAGCCAAGGGCAACAGGGACTGCAGGGCCAGCAGGGACAGACGAAGATCAAACATGCATTCAGCAGCGACTTTGGCAGCAAGACGTTCCTCATCGTGGACAAGAACAGCAACCAACGGTACCAGATGGTGCCCACGGCCGAGGACGAGGAGCTGGTGGACGAGAACCAGGAGATCATTCAGATGCACAACGGTCGCGCCCATCGGTACGCGATGATACCCACGGacgcggaggaggaggagctggccgaggagGAGTCCTCGttgatgcagctgcagcagcagcagcagcaggagaccTGCCTCAGCACCTCGGAGCTAAGTCAGCAGTATGCCGCAAGGACCTCGACGCCACAGCAGAGGAACGCAGCGGCCGCCACTCGGGCACTCCACGAGCTACTCATCACGCCCCGGAAGATGCAGCCACCGCCGCGACTGGCCCACTCCACGCCCCGCAACGCCGCCCACcacgagcagctgcagctggagcgtCGCCTGCAGATCTACCAGAGCCAGCAGATCCTCAGCCAGGTCgctgctccgcctcctccCACACTGCCGCTCCGCCAGAACCGACTCTCACCGCAGAGACTCCACTACGAGACGGTGAAGGCAGCTCCTGCCACACTGGCAGACCGCTCCATGGCCGTGATCAGTCCGCgggtgcaggagcaggagcgtgACCAGGAGCAGGACATGAGCAGCATCCAGGGCAAGCCTCAGAACAACAACTCCTACCCCCAGAAGCTGGCCAACGCCACCATCACTCTGGCCGTCGTCTCACTGATGCTCGTCCTGGGCAGCACCATGAACGCCGGCCTCATCATCTACATGATAGCCCAC TTTGGCAAATCCTTCTATCTGCAATTCGGTTTGGTGGCCTCCTTCTGCGGCGTGGGCCTGGGATTCCTCGGATTCCGATCGCGTCACTGCGAGTGGCTGCCGAACCGGAGCTACACCTCCGGCTACATTCTGGTCACCGTGTTCTGTCTGTTCAAGAGCTGCGGCCTGCTGGTGATCCTCGTGCTGGACCCATTCCCCGGCCTGCCGCTCCACGACGTCACCACGGGCGTCATCCTGGGCCTCTCCACCTTCACCATGTTCTTCATCGGCTTGGGCGTCATGGGCAGCCTCTGGTGCTACCGTCCCCCACCAGACAACCGAGTCAACGTGGTCTAA